In Saccharothrix syringae, the following are encoded in one genomic region:
- a CDS encoding NADH-quinone oxidoreductase subunit B, producing the protein MTVSTLDWGTTYRVTVLDLGLACCGVEVMAALEGHRPEQLAALGVDPVHAAGEAHVLVVSGTVTDAMLPAVIATYQEMPEPRYVLSVGACSNTGGPYWDSYSVTKGVDQVLPVHVAVPGCPPRPEALLDGLAALHRLIS; encoded by the coding sequence GTGACGGTTTCCACCCTGGACTGGGGTACGACGTACCGGGTCACCGTGCTCGACCTCGGCCTCGCGTGCTGCGGCGTCGAGGTCATGGCCGCCCTGGAGGGCCACCGCCCCGAGCAGCTCGCCGCCCTGGGGGTCGACCCGGTGCACGCGGCGGGCGAGGCCCACGTGCTCGTCGTGTCGGGCACGGTCACCGACGCCATGTTGCCCGCGGTGATCGCCACGTACCAGGAGATGCCGGAACCCCGTTACGTCCTCTCCGTCGGCGCGTGCAGCAACACCGGCGGCCCGTACTGGGACTCCTACAGCGTCACCAAGGGGGTCGACCAGGTGCTGCCGGTCCACGTCGCCGTCCCCGGCTGCCCGCCGCGCCCCGAGGCGCTGCTGGACGGCCTGGCCGCGCTCCACCGGCTGATCTCGTGA
- a CDS encoding LysR family transcriptional regulator, which produces MSTSAQLLLPAGNQLSRLLHTSPLLLDTTLDQLRTLIAVYETRSALRAARVLGREQSSVQKQVDTLNRNFKQLCGEPLVVKQGRGKDVLITPTGEALVELARRTLSEWLDSIHECRRKLGTTLTVGTTRFMLDSLAKAWHHVADDFRRRDVELKVVHIRTKDIWTSLESKEVDIVCGSVVTPAGRRDDGFADFDVIEWRRGGLALLTNLPPHRLGDRVGTGELPRLPLVVPGDGLIAEFLRGWFGPEYRNELDIAAEIDEIQYGMSLLRSGLVEGCMIVTSGLGVVAANGELREGSGLRVVELKNDRKPQLERLVGVFARKEERAKFPADHPLNLLWAAFQREVPD; this is translated from the coding sequence ATGTCGACCTCGGCCCAGCTGCTCCTGCCCGCCGGCAACCAGCTCAGCAGGCTCCTGCACACCTCGCCGCTGCTGCTGGACACCACGTTGGACCAGCTCAGGACACTGATCGCGGTGTACGAGACGAGGTCGGCACTGCGCGCGGCGCGCGTGCTGGGCCGGGAGCAGTCGAGCGTGCAGAAGCAGGTCGACACGCTCAACCGCAACTTCAAGCAGCTGTGCGGCGAACCGCTGGTGGTCAAGCAGGGACGTGGAAAAGACGTGCTGATCACACCCACCGGCGAGGCGTTGGTGGAATTGGCGCGCCGGACGCTGAGCGAGTGGCTGGATTCGATTCACGAGTGCCGGCGCAAGCTCGGCACCACGCTGACCGTGGGCACCACGCGGTTCATGCTCGACTCGCTGGCCAAGGCGTGGCACCACGTGGCGGACGACTTCCGCCGGCGGGACGTGGAGCTGAAGGTCGTGCACATCCGCACGAAGGACATCTGGACGAGCCTGGAGTCCAAGGAGGTCGACATCGTGTGCGGGAGCGTGGTGACGCCCGCGGGCCGCCGCGACGACGGGTTCGCCGACTTCGACGTGATCGAGTGGCGCCGGGGCGGGTTGGCGCTGCTCACGAACCTGCCGCCGCACCGGCTCGGCGACCGGGTGGGCACCGGCGAGCTGCCCCGGCTGCCGCTGGTGGTGCCGGGCGACGGGCTGATCGCGGAATTCCTGCGCGGGTGGTTCGGACCGGAGTACCGGAACGAATTGGACATAGCAGCAGAAATCGACGAAATTCAGTACGGCATGTCGCTGCTGCGCTCGGGCCTGGTCGAGGGCTGCATGATCGTCACCTCGGGCCTGGGCGTGGTCGCCGCGAACGGCGAGCTGCGCGAGGGCTCGGGCCTGCGCGTGGTGGAGCTGAAGAACGACCGGAAGCCGCAGCTGGAGCGCTTGGTCGGGGTCTTCGCCCGCAAGGAGGAGCGGGCGAAGTTCCCGGCCGACCACCCGTTGAACCTGCTGTGGGCGGCGTTCCAGCGCGAGGTGCCCGACTAG